TACTTCGTTAGCCGTAAACTCTATCCAAACGTAGACTTCTACTCTGGTATCGTTCAGCGCGCGCTTGGCATTCCAACAGAAATGTTCACTTGTATCTTTGCATTGGCAAGAACAGTGGGTTGGATTGCGCAGTGGGAAGAAATGATTACCGATCCTGAGTACAAGATTGGACGTCCACGTCAGTTGTATGTTGGCGAAACTTCACGCAAGGTTCCTAATATTGCCGCTCGTAAATAAAGGTTTTAAGGTCTCTCATGTCTCGTACGCTTTATGACAAATTGTGGGATGACCACGTTGTTTACTCTGAAGAGGATGGCACAGCCACGATTTACATCGACCGTCAATTACTGCATGAGGTAACCAGCCCTCAGGCATTTGAAGGTTTGAATCTGGCTGGTCGTCCAGTATGGCGCATCTCTGCCAACTTAGCGGTTTCCGATCACAACGTTCCAACGACGGATCGTTCCCAAGGCATCACTGACCCGATTTCTAAGTTGCAAGTTGATACCTTGGATCAAAACTGTGATGCATTTGGTATTACGCAATACAAGATGAACGATACCCGCCAAGGGATTGTTCACGTCATCGGACCAGAGCAGGGTGCGACCTTGCCTGGTATGACTGTGGTTTGTGGTGATTCGCATACCAGCACACACGGTGCTTTCGGTGCTTTGGCTTTTGGTATTGGAACATCGGAAGTTGAGCATGTTCTAGCAACCCAAACATTGCTCATGAAAAAGAGCAAAAATATGTTGGTACGCGTAGACGGTCGTTTGCAGCCAGGTTCTACTGCAAAAGATATTGTCTTAGCGGTCATCGGCAAGATTGGAACTGCAGGCGGAACGGGTTACACCATTGAGTTTGCTGGTGAAGCGATTCGTAATTTATCTATGGAAGGTCGCATGACCCTCTGCAACATGGCGATTGAAGCGGGCGCACGTTCTGGCTTAGTCGCAGTTGATGAAACCACAATTGAATACATTCAAGGTCGTCCATATGCACCGAAAGGCCCAGCACTATTGCAAGCAATGCAGTACTGGAGAACCTTGCATTCTGATGCGGACGCGAAGTTTGATGCTGTAGTCGAATTGCGCGCAGAAGAAATTGCGCCACAAGTAACTTGGGGAACATCTCCTGAGATGGTGCTTTCGATCAGTGACCGTGTTCCTGATCCAGAAAAAGAGCGCGATCCAAATAAACGTTCAGCTATGGAGCGTGCTTTGGAGTATATGAATCTCATTCCAAATACACCGCTGAGTAGTATCTCTGTAGACAAAGTATTTATTGGCTCATGTACAAATAGTCGGATTGAAGATATTCGTGCTGCTGCCAAAGTGGTCGATCGCATTGGTAAAAAGGTAGCAGCTAATGTGAAGTTGGCATTAGTAGTACCTGGCTCTGGTTTGGTAAAAGCCCAAGCTGAGCGTGAAGGTTTAGATCGCATTTTTAAGGCCGCTGGCTTTGAATGGCGTGAGCCTGGTTGCTCCATGTGTTTGGCGATGAATGCTGATCGCTTAGAGCCTGGTGAGCGTTGTGCGTCCACTTCTAACCGGAACTTTGAAGGTCGCCAAGGTAATGGCGGTCGTACCCATTTGGTGAGTCCAGCAATGGCAGCTGCTGCTGCAATTGAAGGTCACTTTGTTGACATTCGCAAGATTTCATAAAGGTAAGCAAGATGAAATTTTCTTCAGTCTCATTGATTTCTAGATTAGCCCTTGTTGCTATTGCAGGTTTGATTATTTCTGCATGCACTAGCACTATGGAGGGTATGGGAAAAGATTTGCAAACCATGGGTAATGCGATGGGCGGATCTGGTGCAAATTCAACTCAGCAGAATCAATCTCAAACGAAGGGTAAGGACGTTGTCGTTACTCCTGTGAAGTAAACCAACAGTACATTTAGAGTCAAAGCAGAATCATGGAAAAATTTACGGTATACAAAGGTTTGGTTGCTCCGTTAAATCGTGAGAACGTGGATACCGACGCCATCATCCCAAAACAGTTTTTGAAGTCGATTAAGAAGACAGGTTTTGGTCAAAACTTATTTGATGAATGGCGTTACTTAGATCATGGCGAGCCTGGTCAAGATTGCAGTAATCGCCCAATTAATCCTGACTTCGTGCTGAATCAGCCTCGCTATAAAGGTGCCGGCATTCTTTTGGCCCGCAAAAATTTTGGTTGCGGAAGTTCCCGTGAACATGCCCCTTGGGCATTGGATCAGTTTGGCTTTAGAGCGGTAATTGCTCCGAGTTTTGCTGACATTTTCTACAACAACTGTTTCAAAAACGGCCTTTTACCGATCGTTTTGACGGAAATTCAGGTTGACCACCTTTTCAATGAAACCATGGCATTTAATGGCTATCAGTTGACTATTGACCTGGAGGCACAGCAGGTCATCACCCCCGATGGCACCGCTTATAGCTTCGATGTAGCCCCATTTAGGAAGTATTGCCTCCTCAATGGTCTGGACGATATTGGCTTAACTCTGCGCCATGCAGATAAAATTAAGGCTTATGAAGCTGAGCGCATCCTCAAGATGCCTTGGCTTGCAACTCAATTGCCGTAATTTTGTAGATTTAAAGGCCTTTCATGAAAATTGCAGTTCTCCCGGGCGATGGGATCGGCCCGGAAATCGTTGCTCAAGCCGTTCGCGTACTTCAAGCGTTAGGCCCAAAGTTTGACCTAGAGGAAGCCCCTGTCGGTGGAGCTGCTTATGACGTGGCTGGCCATCCTTTGCCACCAGCAACTTTAGAGTTGGCCAAAAAAGCAGATGCGATTTTATTTGGTGCTGTTGGTGACTGGAAATATGACACGCTTGCTCGTGAACTTCGTCCTGAGCAAGCGATCTTAGGGTTGCGTAAACACTTAGAGTTATTTGCTAACTTCAGACCAGCGATTTGCTATCCAGAACTCACAGCGGCTTCAAGCTTAAAGCCTGAAATTATTGGTGGGTTGGATATTTTGATCGTGCGTGAGCTCAACGGTGATATTTACTTTGGACAACCACGTGGTATTCGGACTTCAGAGTTGCCATTATTCAAAGGTGCGCGCGAAGGTTATGACACCATGCACTACAGTGAGCCAGAAGTAGAGCGTATTGGACGGGTTGCCTTTGAAGCAGCTCTCAAGCGCGGAAAAAAAGTGTGCAGCGTCGATAAAGCCAACGTATTAGAGACTTCACAGCTATGGCGTGAGGTGATGATTCGGGTTTCCAAAGACTATCCAGACGTGGAGTTATCCCATATGTATGTAGATAACGCCGCAATGCAATTGGTTAAAGCGCCCAAAGCCTTTGACGTGGTTGTAACTGGTAATCTCTTTGGCGATATTTTGTCTGATGAAGCAGCTATGTTGACCGGCTCAATTGGAATGCTACCTTCAGCCTCATTGGATAAGAACAACAAAGGCTTATATGAGCCAAGTCATGGATCTGCACCAGACATTGCTGGCAAAGGGGTTGCGAATCCTTTGGCAACCATTCTGTCTGCTGCAATGATGTTGCGTTATTCCTTGGGAATGGCTCTTGAGGCAGATCGAATTGAAAAAGCTGTGCAGAAAGTGCTGGCGCAAGGATTGCGTACTGCTGATATTTATACCGAAGGTACTCAAAAGGTATCTACCGTACAAATGGGTGATGCAGTAGTTGCAGCACTCGCTTAAATAACAGATGCAAATACAGAACATAAATTCACTAGATAGTTAAATCATGGCAAATACAAAGACACCATTGGTAGGTTTAGTTGGCTGGCGCGGTATGGTTGGTAGCGTTCTGATGGAACGCATGCTCGCCGAGAAAGACTTTGATCTCATCGAGCCCGTTTTCTTCAGCACTAGCCAAGCAGGTGGTGAAGTGCCTTTGCTGAACGGCAAAAAAGTCACCAAGAGTGAAAGCACTTTGCAAGATGCCAATGACGTCAAGGCATTGTCCCGTTGCGACATTATTTTGACTTGTCAGGGCGGTGACTATACCAATGAGATCTTCCCTAAGCTGCGCGTTGCGGGTTGGGCTGGCCACTGGATTGATGCTGCTAGCGCATTGCGCATGAAAGAAGATGCCGTATTGGTTCTTGATCCGGTCAATCGCCCGGTGATTGATAAAGCATTGGCTGCTGGTGGCAAAAACTGGATTGGTAGTAATTGCACAGTCAGTTTGATGATGATGGCCATGGGTGGCTTGGTGAAGGCTGACATGGTTGAATGGATTAGCGCCATGACCTATCAAGCAGCTTCTGGTGCTGGTGCACAGAATATGCGTGAGTTACTTTTGCAAATGAGTGCCTTGCGTGACAGCGTAGCTACAGAGTTGGCAGACCCATCATCATGGATCTTGGATATTGATCGTAAAGTGACTGAGACATTACGTTCAGCTGATTTTCCGAAAAAGAATTTCCGCAACACTGCTTTAGCTGGTAGCTTGATTCCGTGGATTGATGTGCCGGTTGAAAATGGTCAAACCAAAGAAGAGTGGAAGGGTGGCGCTGAGTTTAATAAGATCTTGGGACGTCCTGCATTCCGCACACCTGGCAGTATTCCAATTGATGGATTGTGTGTTCGTGTTGGCGCAATGCGCTGCCACTCACAAGGTTTGACAGTGAAGCTCAAGAAAGATATTCCTCTTAAGGAAATTGAAACCATCTTAGCCAATGACAACCAGTGGGTCAAAGTAGTCCCTAATGATCGCGAAACTACAGAGCGTGATTTATCTCCTGCAGCGGTGAGTGGCACTTTGACAGTACCGATCGGTCGTTTACATAAATTGGCGATGGGTCCTGAGTACCTTGGCGCATTTACCGTTGGCGATCAATTGCTATGGGGTGCTGCTGAGCCATTACGCCGTATGTTGCGCATCTTGCTCGAGCACTAAAAACCACTAATGTCACGTTCTACCCAACTTTGCTTCTTAAAAGTACTTTGCTTTGTCTGGCTAAGTTGGGCATGCACAGCTTGGGCGGTATCGCTAGGTTCACCTCAACTACAGTCACGCCCTGGCGAGCCACTACGTGTAGAAATACCGATCCGCATTACTGCGGACGAGAAGAGTGCACTAGAGTCTCTAAAGGTTTCCTTACCAAGCAAAGGGTCCTACGAGCGATTGGGCGTTTCACAAAAGATTCTGGATCTCAATCCGCAGGCGATGGTCTATCGTAATCGCGCTGAGCAACTCATGGTCTTAGTAGAGACTGTTAATTCTGTGCCGATGACTGACGATCCATTCTTGGATCTCTTGGTTACTCTCAATTGGTCTAGTGGCAGCATTACCAAAACCTTTACATTATTGGTTGGTGATGCGCAAAAGGTTGTTGTGAAGCCTGGTGAGACACTATCTGAGATTGCTGCACTGATGGCTCCTCAACTAGAGGGTGCAACCCTTGATCAAACCATTATGGCTTTATATAAGGCAAACCCAGATGCCTTTGCAAGTGGCAGTATTAATCGCTTAGCGGCAGGAGCGGAGCTTAATAAACCCAGTCAAGCACTCTTGCGCTCTATCAGTCCAGCCGAAGCAAATCAGTTTGTAGCTGACGCTAATGAACAGTGGCGCTCTGAGCAGGATGCTAAGGGATCCCGTTCCGAAGGTTCTAAATCAGGAGAAACTAAATCAGCTGAATCTGCTGCCAAAGATCGCTTAAAGATTGGTTCTAGCGCTGAGGGCAATGAGCAAGAGCGTCGCTATACCGAAAACTTGGTGGCTCAAGAAAAAGAATTAGAACAAGCTAAAGCCAGAGTTGCAGAGCTTGAAAAGAATATTGCTGACTTGCAAAGCCTCTTGGAAAAATCGAAAGAGAAAAAAGCAGTTGAAAATAATTTTGGCTTAGGTGGTTTTGGTCCGGCAATCTTGGCAATTGGCTTGATTGGATTAACGGGGCTTCTGTTGTGGGGATTGGCACGCAACGCCCGTCGTTCAGAGGCGCCCTCATTTGAAGCTAATGGTCCGGTAACTACTAAGGTGGCTGCATCTCCTGCATTAGAAATTCCTGAGCGTACTAAGGCGCTTTTTGCTGGCATTGACCTTGATCTCTCGAAACCGGCTAAAGAAGTTCCAATTGAAGTTGCAAAATTTATTCCAACAGCAGATGGTAATCCATTAGCAGACACATTGCGCGTGAAACTCAACCTCGCGCGTGCCTATATCACGATTGAAGATTTTTCAGCGGCCAAGAAATCTTTAGAAGAAGTCTTGCGTGTAAGCAATTCAGTTGATCCAGCAATCACCATTGAAGCTCAGGGCTTACTAGCGGAGCTCTCGCACCGCAATGCCTAGGAGTGAGCGATGCGAATAGCGCTCGGTCTCCAATACGACGGTAGTCCCTATGCTGGCTGGCAAGTTCAGCACAATCAAAATACTGTTCAAGCAGAATTAGAAAAAGCGATTACCGCTTTTATTGGCGAGGAAGCTATCAAGCATCCCGTCCATACGATTACTGCTGGCAGAACTGATGCAGGGGTTCATGCTCTAGGGCAGGTTGTTCATTTCGATACCCATGTAGAGCGCGAAGATTTTTCTTGGGTAAGGGGTGTCAATTCTTTTTTGCCTGGCTCAATTGTTGTTAACTGGGCAAAAGTCGTTCCCGAAGAATTTAGTGCACGCTTCTCCGCATTTGAGCGCACATATATTTATGCCTTGCATGCGGGACCGTGTCGCTCGCCACTGATGAATGAGCGCGCAGGCTATGTATTGCTACCACCCAATCAATGGTTCGATGTGGATACCATGAGGCAGGCCGCACAGTGCCTGATTGGCGAACATGATTTTTCTTCATTTCGGTCTTCTGAGTGTCAAAGCAAGACGCCAGTGAAAACGATGTATACGATTGACATCATCTCAGATGAGCCATGGCTTTATTTCCGAATGAGAGGCAATGCATTTTTGCATCACATGGTGCGCAATCTCGTTGGTTGCTTTTTGCAGATCGGACGAGGAAGGCAAAACCCTGAGTGGATGGCGCAATTATTGGCTGCCAAGGACCGCAAGCTCGCTGCACCAACATTCATGCCTGATGGCCTGTATTTAGCCAAAATCGCCTATCCAGAGCAATTTGCTATTCCGGCGCCCTGGTTAGCAAACTCCTGGATCCCTTCCGAGATCATTCGGACCTAGGCTTAAGGCCTTATCATTCATTTATGGGCTTACTGACATATTCTCCGGGGCGAACCCGGGTCAAAATCTGCGGTTTAAAGACCTCAGCAGACATTGATGCGGCCGTTTCGGCTGGTGTGGATGCGGTGGGCTTTGTCTTTTATCCACCCAGTGTTCGGGCGGTTAGCCCTAATATCGCTGCCAAGCTAATTTCTAGGTTGCCAGCCGGGGTAGATGCGGTTGGATTAGTTGTAAACGCCACAGATGAGGAGTTTGCTGCTATTCGTGCCGCTGCTTCGATCACTTTATGGCAGTTTCATGGGGATGAGATCCCCCAAAGATGCGCCCAATTAGCCCAAGGCGAGCCATGGATGAAGGCTGCACGTGTAGGTGCAGGCTTCGCTTTTGACGATTTTTCCCTACAATACAGGGATGCAAACGCTTTTCTGCTGGATGCCCTCGTGGAGGGATACGGTGGCGGAGGCGTCCCTTTTGATTGGCAAGGAATTCCACAGACATGGGTAAGCGAAAACGCGCCTCGGGTCGTTTTGAGTGGTGGATTGAACACGCACAACGTGGGCGAGGCAATTGCACGCCTGCATCCTTGCGCAGTTGACGTCAGTAGTGGCGTAGAAAGCAGCAGGGGTGTTAAAGATTCTGCGCTCATGGATGAATTTGTTAAAGCAGTGCGCGCAGCAGATGCCAAAGCATCATCCCAATAATTTGCTGTAGATAAATCAAAAGAGGTAGCTATGTACGACAAGCCAGATGCACGAGGACACTTCGGTCCTTACGGCGGTGTGTTTGTTTCTGAGACGTTGATGTATGCATTGGAAGAACTCAAAGAGGCCTATGCAAAATATCAATACGATCCAGAGTTCATTGAAGAGTTTCATTACGAGCTCAAACATTTCGTTGGCCGTCCTTCACCGGTTTATCACGCCAAGCGTTGGAGCGAAATGCTCGGCGGTGCACAGATCTACCTCAAGCGTGAAGACTTAAACCACACGGGTGCCCACAAGATTAATAATGTGATTGGTCAAGCAATGCTTGCCAAGCGCATGGGTAAGCCTCGCATCATCGCTGAGACCGGAGCAGGGCAGCACGGTGTTGCTACGGCAACGATCTGCGCGCGTTTTGGTTTGGACTGTACGGTTTATCAAGGTTCAGTGGATGTAGCCCGCCAAGCACAGAACGTTTTTCGCATGAAGCTTTTGGGTGCAAAGGTTGTTCCAGTGGAGTCTGGCACGAAGACCTTAAAAGATGCCCTCAATGAAGCCATGCGCGATTGGGTAACCAACGTAGACAACACTTTCTACATTATCGGTACAGTTGCAGGACCTCATCCATATCCAATGATGGTGCGTGATTTTCAAAGCGTGATTGGTGAAGAGTGCAAAGTACAAATGCCAGAGATGACAGGTCGTCAACCTGACTACGTATTAGCATGTGTTGGTGGTGGCTCAAATGCCATGGGTATTTTCTACCCATATATTGATTTTCCGGAAGTGAAATTGGTTGGCGTTGAAGCAGCAGGTCATGGCCTTGGTAGTGGATTGCATTCTGCCGCACTGTGCGTTGGTAAGCCTGGCGTATTGCATGGCAACCGTACATACCTCTTGCAAGATGAAAATGGTCAGATCTCTGAAACCCATTCCGTTTCTGCTGGTATGGACTATCCAGGTGTTGGTCCTGAACATGCATGGCTAAAAGACTCTGGTCGTGCTGACTACGTTGCGATTACTGACGAGGAAGCCTTAAAAGCGTTCCATGATTGCTGTCAAATTGAGGGCATCATTCCAGCGCTGGAGTCTTCTCATGCGATTGCCTATGCCTGCAAGCTTGCTAAGACCCTACCAAAAGACAAGACCATCTTGGTAAACCTGTCTGGTCGCGGTGATAAGGATATGCATACTGTTGCCCAAGCAACAGGATCAGAAGGCTAGGCCAAAGAAAAGCAATAAGAAAAATAAGAATAGAAAAACGAAATAGTATGTCCAAAATTACTGCACTCTTTAAAGAATTAAAAGCAACTGGCAAAAAGGGATTGATTCCTTTTATTACTGCAGGTGACCCTGATCCAAAAATGACGGTTGAGTTGATGCATGCATTGGTGCGTGGCGGCTCAAGTGTGATTGAGTTAGGTGTACCGTTCTCTGATCCGATGGCTGATGGTCCTGTGATTCAAAGATCATCAGAGCGTGCATTGACGCATGGCGTCACTTTGCATTCCTGCTTGGAGATGGTCAAAGAGTTTCGTAAAAAAGATTCGACAACTCCCGTAGTGTTAATGGGTTATGCCAATCCTGTTGAGCAAATGGGTGCAGAGCGTTTTGCAACCGAAGCAAAAGCAGCGGGGGTTGATGGTGTATTGGTAGTCGATTACCCGCCGGAAGAGTGCGTTGATTTTGCAGCACGTATGCGTGTTGCTGGAATTGATCCCATTTTCTTGTTAGCACCAACTTCATCACACGAGCGCATTAAAGAAGCAGCCAAAATTGCTTCTGGTTATATTTACTACGTATCCATGCGCGGGGTGACTGGCGCATCCCACCTCAACACTCAGGATGTGGCCAGCATCATCCCTAAAATCCGCGAGGAGACTGATATTCCGATCGCGGTAGGCTTTGGTATTAGCGATGCTGCTAGCGCTAAAGCGGTCTCTACTAGCGCTGATGCGGTGGTGATAGGCAGTCGAATTATTCGTCTTTTGGAGGATGCGCCCCCAGGGCAGGCAGTACAATCATTGGAAAACTTCATTCGTGAGA
Above is a genomic segment from Polynucleobacter wuianus containing:
- the leuC gene encoding 3-isopropylmalate dehydratase large subunit translates to MSRTLYDKLWDDHVVYSEEDGTATIYIDRQLLHEVTSPQAFEGLNLAGRPVWRISANLAVSDHNVPTTDRSQGITDPISKLQVDTLDQNCDAFGITQYKMNDTRQGIVHVIGPEQGATLPGMTVVCGDSHTSTHGAFGALAFGIGTSEVEHVLATQTLLMKKSKNMLVRVDGRLQPGSTAKDIVLAVIGKIGTAGGTGYTIEFAGEAIRNLSMEGRMTLCNMAIEAGARSGLVAVDETTIEYIQGRPYAPKGPALLQAMQYWRTLHSDADAKFDAVVELRAEEIAPQVTWGTSPEMVLSISDRVPDPEKERDPNKRSAMERALEYMNLIPNTPLSSISVDKVFIGSCTNSRIEDIRAAAKVVDRIGKKVAANVKLALVVPGSGLVKAQAEREGLDRIFKAAGFEWREPGCSMCLAMNADRLEPGERCASTSNRNFEGRQGNGGRTHLVSPAMAAAAAIEGHFVDIRKIS
- the leuD gene encoding 3-isopropylmalate dehydratase small subunit; the protein is MEKFTVYKGLVAPLNRENVDTDAIIPKQFLKSIKKTGFGQNLFDEWRYLDHGEPGQDCSNRPINPDFVLNQPRYKGAGILLARKNFGCGSSREHAPWALDQFGFRAVIAPSFADIFYNNCFKNGLLPIVLTEIQVDHLFNETMAFNGYQLTIDLEAQQVITPDGTAYSFDVAPFRKYCLLNGLDDIGLTLRHADKIKAYEAERILKMPWLATQLP
- the leuB gene encoding 3-isopropylmalate dehydrogenase gives rise to the protein MKIAVLPGDGIGPEIVAQAVRVLQALGPKFDLEEAPVGGAAYDVAGHPLPPATLELAKKADAILFGAVGDWKYDTLARELRPEQAILGLRKHLELFANFRPAICYPELTAASSLKPEIIGGLDILIVRELNGDIYFGQPRGIRTSELPLFKGAREGYDTMHYSEPEVERIGRVAFEAALKRGKKVCSVDKANVLETSQLWREVMIRVSKDYPDVELSHMYVDNAAMQLVKAPKAFDVVVTGNLFGDILSDEAAMLTGSIGMLPSASLDKNNKGLYEPSHGSAPDIAGKGVANPLATILSAAMMLRYSLGMALEADRIEKAVQKVLAQGLRTADIYTEGTQKVSTVQMGDAVVAALA
- the asd gene encoding aspartate-semialdehyde dehydrogenase, with product MANTKTPLVGLVGWRGMVGSVLMERMLAEKDFDLIEPVFFSTSQAGGEVPLLNGKKVTKSESTLQDANDVKALSRCDIILTCQGGDYTNEIFPKLRVAGWAGHWIDAASALRMKEDAVLVLDPVNRPVIDKALAAGGKNWIGSNCTVSLMMMAMGGLVKADMVEWISAMTYQAASGAGAQNMRELLLQMSALRDSVATELADPSSWILDIDRKVTETLRSADFPKKNFRNTALAGSLIPWIDVPVENGQTKEEWKGGAEFNKILGRPAFRTPGSIPIDGLCVRVGAMRCHSQGLTVKLKKDIPLKEIETILANDNQWVKVVPNDRETTERDLSPAAVSGTLTVPIGRLHKLAMGPEYLGAFTVGDQLLWGAAEPLRRMLRILLEH
- a CDS encoding FimV/HubP family polar landmark protein, with protein sequence MSRSTQLCFLKVLCFVWLSWACTAWAVSLGSPQLQSRPGEPLRVEIPIRITADEKSALESLKVSLPSKGSYERLGVSQKILDLNPQAMVYRNRAEQLMVLVETVNSVPMTDDPFLDLLVTLNWSSGSITKTFTLLVGDAQKVVVKPGETLSEIAALMAPQLEGATLDQTIMALYKANPDAFASGSINRLAAGAELNKPSQALLRSISPAEANQFVADANEQWRSEQDAKGSRSEGSKSGETKSAESAAKDRLKIGSSAEGNEQERRYTENLVAQEKELEQAKARVAELEKNIADLQSLLEKSKEKKAVENNFGLGGFGPAILAIGLIGLTGLLLWGLARNARRSEAPSFEANGPVTTKVAASPALEIPERTKALFAGIDLDLSKPAKEVPIEVAKFIPTADGNPLADTLRVKLNLARAYITIEDFSAAKKSLEEVLRVSNSVDPAITIEAQGLLAELSHRNA
- the truA gene encoding tRNA pseudouridine(38-40) synthase TruA, whose protein sequence is MRIALGLQYDGSPYAGWQVQHNQNTVQAELEKAITAFIGEEAIKHPVHTITAGRTDAGVHALGQVVHFDTHVEREDFSWVRGVNSFLPGSIVVNWAKVVPEEFSARFSAFERTYIYALHAGPCRSPLMNERAGYVLLPPNQWFDVDTMRQAAQCLIGEHDFSSFRSSECQSKTPVKTMYTIDIISDEPWLYFRMRGNAFLHHMVRNLVGCFLQIGRGRQNPEWMAQLLAAKDRKLAAPTFMPDGLYLAKIAYPEQFAIPAPWLANSWIPSEIIRT
- a CDS encoding phosphoribosylanthranilate isomerase; its protein translation is MGLLTYSPGRTRVKICGLKTSADIDAAVSAGVDAVGFVFYPPSVRAVSPNIAAKLISRLPAGVDAVGLVVNATDEEFAAIRAAASITLWQFHGDEIPQRCAQLAQGEPWMKAARVGAGFAFDDFSLQYRDANAFLLDALVEGYGGGGVPFDWQGIPQTWVSENAPRVVLSGGLNTHNVGEAIARLHPCAVDVSSGVESSRGVKDSALMDEFVKAVRAADAKASSQ
- the trpB gene encoding tryptophan synthase subunit beta; protein product: MYDKPDARGHFGPYGGVFVSETLMYALEELKEAYAKYQYDPEFIEEFHYELKHFVGRPSPVYHAKRWSEMLGGAQIYLKREDLNHTGAHKINNVIGQAMLAKRMGKPRIIAETGAGQHGVATATICARFGLDCTVYQGSVDVARQAQNVFRMKLLGAKVVPVESGTKTLKDALNEAMRDWVTNVDNTFYIIGTVAGPHPYPMMVRDFQSVIGEECKVQMPEMTGRQPDYVLACVGGGSNAMGIFYPYIDFPEVKLVGVEAAGHGLGSGLHSAALCVGKPGVLHGNRTYLLQDENGQISETHSVSAGMDYPGVGPEHAWLKDSGRADYVAITDEEALKAFHDCCQIEGIIPALESSHAIAYACKLAKTLPKDKTILVNLSGRGDKDMHTVAQATGSEG
- the trpA gene encoding tryptophan synthase subunit alpha, producing the protein MSKITALFKELKATGKKGLIPFITAGDPDPKMTVELMHALVRGGSSVIELGVPFSDPMADGPVIQRSSERALTHGVTLHSCLEMVKEFRKKDSTTPVVLMGYANPVEQMGAERFATEAKAAGVDGVLVVDYPPEECVDFAARMRVAGIDPIFLLAPTSSHERIKEAAKIASGYIYYVSMRGVTGASHLNTQDVASIIPKIREETDIPIAVGFGISDAASAKAVSTSADAVVIGSRIIRLLEDAPPGQAVQSLENFIREIRDALDS